In Candidatus Methylomirabilis sp., the genomic stretch GGGCGGCCAGGAGCGCGTAGAAGCCATCCGCGACCGTGGCCCCGAGCCCCACCAGGAAGGCCGCTCGGAACCCTCGCTGCAGCCCCATCCGGATGGCCAGCAGATTGATCGGCCCGAGGACCGCCGCCACCGAGAGACCCAGCAGGTAGGCCGTCCCGAGGACCTTCACGACCGCTCCACCCCCGATCCCGTTGACGGCCCTATCGCTCCTCTGCTACAACCCCTCCAGCGCCCCGGGCGCGCGCTCGTGTCGCGGGCCCGGGAGCCCCGGGAGGTACCGCCGTGCAGCTGGTCGTCTTCTTGCTCTTCTGGTTCCTCTGCATCGCCGGGGTGGCGTTCCTCGCCTACCGGCGGGGCCAGCGGAACTGACGCTCATCCATCCAGGATCCGCAGGAACGCCTCCGGATCGCTCAGGTCGGCCAGCAGGAGATCGGGCCCCGCCTCGGCCAGGGCAGCCGGGCTCTCCCCGCCCGTCGCCACCGCCACGGTCCGCGCCCCCAGCGCGCGCCCGCTCTCCACGTCCAGGTGGGTATCCCCGATGACCACCACCTGGGCCGGGCCGTCCGCGCCACTTCGCGCCCGCCGCGCTTCCCCCCGCGCCACGCCGCGACGCAGGACTTCGACCCGGTCCTCGGCGTCGGACCCGAACCCGCCGAAGGCGAAGAACCGGTTCAGGTCCGCCCGGGCCAGTTTGATCCGGGCTCCCGTCTCGATGTTTCCCGTCCCCAGGCCCAGCAGGCAGTCCCCCCGGGCCGCGAGGAGGGGGAGGAGCTCGGGCACCCCGGGGAGGACCCGGTAGGTGGCCGAGCGCCCCACCTCCTCCTCCAGGTAGCGGAGGTAGTGCGCGCAGATCGCCCCTGCTTCGTCAGGCTGGAACGGCCGGCGCAGCTTCCGCTCGACGATGTCCCGGATGATCGAGAGGTCGGTCCGGCCCCGAAACGGGATTTCCCGCCCTGCCTCCTCGAGCCCGTGCAGCTCCCGAAACGCCCGGTCCAGCGCCCGCACGCCGGCCCCGCCCGTGAGGAGGAGGGTGCCGTCCAGGTCGAAGAGGAGGATGCGGGCCGGCATGGCCTCAGGCGGCCTCCCGGCGCCCCACGCGATGGCTCCCGCGGGCGCGCGGATGGGGGGGAGAGACCGTCATGGTCCCCGTAGGGTAGCCCAGCGCTTCGGGGGAGATCAAGGGTGGCGGATCAGGAAGATGCCGTCGGGGTCGCCAGGGCGGCGTCCCCCTTGCCGGCGTCCTTGGCGCGGTAGAGGGCCCGGTCGGCCTGGTAGAGGAGGTCCTCGGCTGTCCGGATCTCCGGCCCGGGGAAGATCCCCACGCCGGCGCTGGCGCTCAGGCGGATCTCCCGGGCGGCCCCCGCCATCCGGTGCTTCCGGATGACCTGGCAGATCCGCCGGGCCTCGGCGAGCGCGCCGGATTCGTCCGTCATGGGGAGGAGGACCACGAACTCCTCGCCGCCGTAGCGGGCCACCACGTCGGAACCCCGCACGTTGGCCTGCAGGAGCTGGGCCACCTGCTGCAACACCTCGTCCCCCCGTGCGTGCCCCCACTGATCGTTCACCTGCTTGAAGTTGTCCAGGTCGTACAGCACGCAGGCGAGCGGGGTGCGGTGCCGCTGGGCCCGGGTGAACTCCTCCTCCAGGCGCTTGCGCAGGAACCGCCGGTTCGGCAGCCCCGTCAGGTCGTCCAGGAGGGTGAGTTGCTCCAGGTGGGCGACGTTGAGCTCGAGGCTCTCGTAGGTGTGCGCGTTCTGGAGAGCAGTGGCAGCCAGGTCGGCGATGACCTGGCAGAGCTTGAGCTCCCGAGGGGAGTGGAGGTGGAGCGCCTTGGCGGTCCGGAGGAAGAGTGTCCCGATCACCTGATTTCGGAGGATGACCGGGAGGACGTAGATGGAGGTGAGGGGGAGCCGGCCCACCTGCTCCCGCACCGGGGCCAGGAGGGGGTGCGTGTGCACGTCGTCGATCAGGACGGGCTCCTTCGTCCGGATCGCCTCTTGCATCTCCGGGTACTTGGCCAGCTCGATCTTCAGCCGATCCACGGCGGCGTTGTCGTGGGAGGCGAGCACGTAGCCGTACAGCGGGTCGTCCGCGATCAGGACCAGCGAGCAGCGGACGGAGGCGATGATCCCGGCGGTCTCGCGGACGATGATCTGGAAGATGTCGCGCGATCGGAGGGTGGAGGAGACCGCCCTGGAGACCTCCAGGAGGGCCTGCAGGTCATTGCGCTCCTTGGCGAGCGCATCGTGGCGCTGCTTGACCCTGAGCTGCGCCTCCACCCGAGCCAGCAGCTCCTGTTGGTCGAAGGGTTTGCGGATGAAGTCCTCGGCGCCCGCCCCGAGACCCTGGAGGAGGTCCTCCTTCCGGCTCAGCGTCGTGAGCAGGAGAACCGGGATGAGAGCGGTCTCCGAGTCCGCCTTCAGGGCCCGGCAGACCCAGTATCCGTCGAGGCCGGGCATCAGGATGTCCAGGATGATGCAATCGGGCCGGAGGCGCTTGACGGTCTCCAGGGCGGCCTCCCCGTCGACCGCCTCTGAGACCTCGTACCCGGACTTGGACAGGGCGTCGGTGAGGAGCGCGCGGAGCAGACGGTCGTCGTCCACCACGAGGATTCGGGGGGGGTGGGTAGATTCCTCGCCCATCGGCTGACTCCTGGGCTGGCGCGCCGGGATGGCCGCCCGGCGAAAGGGCACACGGGGGCGGCGGCGCCGGAAGGTGCAAGAGTCGGACCAGGGGCGCTATAGCGGGACCTTGTTCTGCTTGCAGTAGCTGGTGAGAACGAGGAGGGCCTGGTTCAGGCGCTGGATCCGGAGGCTCTTGTGGCGGATGGTCTCGGCATTCCCCGTCTCGACCGCCTCGGTGCGGATCTCGCGGAGGACGATGTTCAGGTTCTGATTGATGGTTTTCAATTCAGGGGGGGTGAACTTCCGCAGGATGGGCGGGGTCAGGGAGAAGAACCCCTCAGCGATGTCCTTCGCCAGGCCTTTCGGGTTCCCCGGGATCGCCATCCTGCTCCCTCCGGGCTCGGATCATAGCACGGGGCTGCTGGACCGCCAACCCTTCCCCGGCTGCCCGGGGCGGATCGCGTACCAGGCCTCCGCCATCCGGGGGCGCTCCGGGGGGACCTGCCGCTCGAGGAGCGTTCTCAGCCGCGTCCACTCGTGGCCCGGCTCCTCGAGGATCTGCACCCCCATCCCGGCGGGGAACGGGTTGTGCCCCCCCGCGTTCGCCCAGACCACCCGGCCCGCGAGCGAGAGGGGCGGGCCCTCGGGGGTGAGCAGCCGGAGGCGCACGAGGCGCCCGAGAGGGGAGGGATCGGGGCAGCGGACGAAGAGGCCGCCCCCGATGATGGGGATGTCCGGGAGGCTCACGGCCTCGGCGGGAATGGTCCGCTCCTGAGGGACCGGGACGGACGGCTCAGGCGAGGGAATGCGGGTCAGGGCGAGGACAGTGGCTGCCGGGAGCGGAACGAGAAACCGGAGCCCGTGGGGCCGGCCGGGTGTCGGTCCGGCCAGCCCCGCCCGCAACGCCGTCCACGTGACCTCCGCGTCCCGGGCGAGCGGCCCGGCCGGCGTGGGGAGGCGGACGAGGAATCTCCGCCCCTCGGGGAGGAGTGCCGGGGCGCTGATCCGGACGCCGCCACACCCCAGGTCCACTCCCCAGCTCGTGCAGGAAACCTTGCCGTCATCCCCGCCCGCCTCCACCGCGCTGGCCAGCGGGAAGCGGGGGAAGCGCCGCCGACATCCCTGACCGAACCGGTTCATCATCATCCCCTCTCTGGGCCCCTCTGCAGGCCCCACCCGCGAGGACGGCAAGGGGGATGCCAGAGAGGGGCCGGACAGGGACGGGGGCGCAAGCAGCCGTGAGCGCGGCCGGTTGCGCCCCCGCAACCTCCGCCCCCTGGTGGCGAACAGGTCTCTCCCCTTTCCGGAACGGAACGGGCGCGCGGAACGCGGGTGCGACGGAGGGGGATCAGTTGGACCGGGGTGTGGGCGGGGGCTCCTCAGGCGTCACGTACCATGGCCGAAGCAAATCGCTGCTCGCGATGCCGCGGCGCCGGAGGGAGGCAATGAAGTCGTCGAGGCGGGCGGCCTGCGCCGCGCCCAGGTCCAGGAACTGGACCCCCATCCCCGGCGGGAAGGGGTTGCGGCCGGCGTGGGGGTTGGACCAGACCACGCGACCCCGGAGGCGGAGCGGCACGGCGTTCCCCGGGATCGTGAAGCGGAGAATGATCTCGCGGTTGAGCGAGGGCGGGTCCGGCGTCTGGACGTAAATACCCCCCCGGCTGATGTTCAGGCAGGAGGTGGCCACGAACCGGTCCGTGACGGCGTACTCGACCGGCAGCTCCACCGGGATCCGGGGGTGCTGGGGGAGCTTGCGCAGCGCGAGCTGGTGTGTGACGACCTCCTCCACCGTACTCCGGGAGAGCGGCCGGCTGAAGCGGACCCCGTGGGGGAAGAAGTGGCCGCCCAGGTCGCTCTGCTCCAGGGGGCCAACCCACCGGACCTCGCCGCCGAGTCGCAGCGGCCCCCCAGGCATCCTGAGGTCCAGGAGGACGGTCTGCGGCGCGACCGGGGTGGGGAGGAGCATGCGGATCCCTCCCTGCCCCAGGTCCTTGGCCTTCCCTTCGAGGCCCCGGGCGTCGGGCCAGTCGAGCGGGTGGCACGCGAGGGGGAGGAACACGTCGAAGCGGGGGTGGCGGCGCTCCTCGGTCCCTTGGCTGGCCATGGGGTCTCCTTATACCCAGGGCTGCGGGCGTGGCAAGGCCGGGGCCCACCTACCAGGCGAGGGGATCGATCCCGCTGAGGTCGGTCAGGATGAGCACGAGGCCGGCCAGGGCGCCGCGAAAGGTCACGGGGCTGAAGCGGACCCGGAGCGGTCGCCCCCCCTGGTGGACGGTGAGGCAGTCGGCGGACTCCGTGCCCCGGACAAGCCCCTCCCAGAGCCCCCGGACCGCCTCCCGGTGGGCGGGCTCGAAGACCTCGTGGAGGGGACGCCCGATGAGGGACCGTTCCGAGGCCCCCACCAGGGTCATGGCGGCCGGGTTCACCTCCGTCACCCGGCCCGCGCCGTCGGCGAGGAGGACGCCGTCCCGGATATACCGCAGGAGGAGGTCCTGCTGCTGCTTCAGATGGAGGAGCTCGGCCACCACCTGCCGCGGACGGAACCCGTCGTAGCCGTACACCCGTGGCTCGCCGTTCCCCTGCCCGATCTTGGCCAGGGCCTCCAGGAGATTTCGGCCCACAATCGGCAGAGGGCCCTTCGCCACGAACGCCTCCCCCCGGAGGCCCGGGAGGTCGAGTAAGTCGGGGGCGGCGAGGCTGCTGAAGATGATGACGGGTGTGCGGGCGAGGCTCGGGTCCGCCTCCAGGTAGCGGCAGAGGCGGGCCCCGTCGATCTTGGGCATCACGACGTCGAGGACCAGCACGTCCGGCGACGTCACGGCGATCCGCTCGAGGGCCTCCAGCCCGTCGGCGGCCGTCTCCACCGCGTATCCCGCCTCCCGCAGCATGTCCCCCACCGTCTGCAGGATGAAGCGGTCGTTGTCCACGAGGAGGACGCGGGTCGCGTGCGCCCTCATGGCCGCTCCACCGCCAGGATCCGCATGGCCCGCCCCGCCTGCTCGGCGTGGACCTGCCACAGGAGGTAGGCCACCATCTTTTCGACCCGCTGGGCCAGGCGGTCCGGCGTGCTGTCGGCCGCCTTGTTCAGGTAGAGGGCCGGCTGGGTCCGGGCCACGAGCCGGCGCACGCCCTCGTCGCAGCGCACCCCCGACAGGTAGATGATGGGGAGGGGGCGGGGGCGGTGCAGACCCCGCTCGAGGGCCCGCAGCGCCCGGGCGGCGGCGCCCCCGTCGAGGTCGGGCATGAGCAGGTCCAGGATGACCAGGCCCACCTCCTTGCCGGCCACCAGGCGCTCGGTGAGGCGGCTCAGGAGCTCCGTGCCGGTGCCGGCCGGCAGGACCTCCTGGGTCAGGTGTCGGGTCAGGAGGAGGTCCGTGAGGAGGGTCCGGAAGAACTTGTCGTCGTCGGCCAGCGCGACGCAGGGGAGGGTCTGCAGCCGGTACTCCGCCTCCAGCTCGAGGGAGAGGCCGCAGGAGGAGCAGTGGATGGCCGTCTCGTTGCCGCGGACCACGGGGAAGGTGAACACCTGCTCCCCGCAGGACGGGCAGTACTTGAACGTCTGGCTCGGCTCCGGCATTGCCGCTCTTCTCCCCGGGACGGCAGCGTCCCGCCCGGGTGGGGTGCGACTTGCGTGCCATGGGGCGTGCTCGGCGAGGGCCGCCGGCCCGGCGCGCCTCTCCGGGAACGCACCTGAGATGCCGTTGGATGCCCAGCGTGGCTCGCAGGGAGTCGGTCGGGACCGGCTCGCGCTTCCCCGGCGAGGAGTTGGGGGGAGGGGGGGCATGGGGCAAAAGGTAACCTGGAGATGGAAACTATGGGAAACGCCCGCGTGGGGCCGCACCGGAGCCCACAGGGGCTCGAAGGGGCCAGCCCGCAGGAAAAATGACCGGGCGGAATGGGGACGGGGCGAAGCGCTGGGCCTCCGGTGTTTCAGTCTGGCGGAGCGGTGCCGGGATGAAACGGAGCAGCCGCGTCCGGAGATCGCTTCGCCTCGGCGGGAGCGGCGCCCGGCGGCGCGATAAGTGTCCGCGGCTCGAGGGGCTCGCGCGTCGCGGCTGACCGGGGCTCCCGCGAGCGCCGCCACGGCACGCCGATTGGCAGTACTGCGGGTGCGGCCCGGCCGGCAGCCCGGGCCGCAAGGAGGTCATCCATGCCGATCAACCGTGTCATCCTGATGGGGCACCTCACGCGGGACCCGGCGCTCCGGCGGGTCCCGAGCGGGACGGCCGTCTGCACGCTGGGCGTCGCCGTCAACCGCCGCTACCGCAATGGGGAGGGGGCGTGGCAGGACGAGGTGACCTTCGTGGACGTCGTGACCTGGGGGAGGCAGGCCGAGGTCTCCGCCGAGCGCCTGGCGAAGGGGAGCCCGGTGCTGCTCGAGGGGCGGCTCCACCTGGACCGGTGGGAGACGGAGGAGGGGCAAAAGCGGAGCCGCCTGCGGGTGGTCGCCGAG encodes the following:
- a CDS encoding HAD family hydrolase, with translation MPARILLFDLDGTLLLTGGAGVRALDRAFRELHGLEEAGREIPFRGRTDLSIIRDIVERKLRRPFQPDEAGAICAHYLRYLEEEVGRSATYRVLPGVPELLPLLAARGDCLLGLGTGNIETGARIKLARADLNRFFAFGGFGSDAEDRVEVLRRGVARGEARRARSGADGPAQVVVIGDTHLDVESGRALGARTVAVATGGESPAALAEAGPDLLLADLSDPEAFLRILDG
- a CDS encoding diguanylate cyclase, with product MGEESTHPPRILVVDDDRLLRALLTDALSKSGYEVSEAVDGEAALETVKRLRPDCIILDILMPGLDGYWVCRALKADSETALIPVLLLTTLSRKEDLLQGLGAGAEDFIRKPFDQQELLARVEAQLRVKQRHDALAKERNDLQALLEVSRAVSSTLRSRDIFQIIVRETAGIIASVRCSLVLIADDPLYGYVLASHDNAAVDRLKIELAKYPEMQEAIRTKEPVLIDDVHTHPLLAPVREQVGRLPLTSIYVLPVILRNQVIGTLFLRTAKALHLHSPRELKLCQVIADLAATALQNAHTYESLELNVAHLEQLTLLDDLTGLPNRRFLRKRLEEEFTRAQRHRTPLACVLYDLDNFKQVNDQWGHARGDEVLQQVAQLLQANVRGSDVVARYGGEEFVVLLPMTDESGALAEARRICQVIRKHRMAGAAREIRLSASAGVGIFPGPEIRTAEDLLYQADRALYRAKDAGKGDAALATPTASS
- a CDS encoding PilZ domain-containing protein codes for the protein MNRFGQGCRRRFPRFPLASAVEAGGDDGKVSCTSWGVDLGCGGVRISAPALLPEGRRFLVRLPTPAGPLARDAEVTWTALRAGLAGPTPGRPHGLRFLVPLPAATVLALTRIPSPEPSVPVPQERTIPAEAVSLPDIPIIGGGLFVRCPDPSPLGRLVRLRLLTPEGPPLSLAGRVVWANAGGHNPFPAGMGVQILEEPGHEWTRLRTLLERQVPPERPRMAEAWYAIRPGQPGKGWRSSSPVL
- a CDS encoding TIGR02266 family protein, which encodes MASQGTEERRHPRFDVFLPLACHPLDWPDARGLEGKAKDLGQGGIRMLLPTPVAPQTVLLDLRMPGGPLRLGGEVRWVGPLEQSDLGGHFFPHGVRFSRPLSRSTVEEVVTHQLALRKLPQHPRIPVELPVEYAVTDRFVATSCLNISRGGIYVQTPDPPSLNREIILRFTIPGNAVPLRLRGRVVWSNPHAGRNPFPPGMGVQFLDLGAAQAARLDDFIASLRRRGIASSDLLRPWYVTPEEPPPTPRSN
- a CDS encoding response regulator, which encodes MRAHATRVLLVDNDRFILQTVGDMLREAGYAVETAADGLEALERIAVTSPDVLVLDVVMPKIDGARLCRYLEADPSLARTPVIIFSSLAAPDLLDLPGLRGEAFVAKGPLPIVGRNLLEALAKIGQGNGEPRVYGYDGFRPRQVVAELLHLKQQQDLLLRYIRDGVLLADGAGRVTEVNPAAMTLVGASERSLIGRPLHEVFEPAHREAVRGLWEGLVRGTESADCLTVHQGGRPLRVRFSPVTFRGALAGLVLILTDLSGIDPLAW
- a CDS encoding response regulator, which translates into the protein MPEPSQTFKYCPSCGEQVFTFPVVRGNETAIHCSSCGLSLELEAEYRLQTLPCVALADDDKFFRTLLTDLLLTRHLTQEVLPAGTGTELLSRLTERLVAGKEVGLVILDLLMPDLDGGAAARALRALERGLHRPRPLPIIYLSGVRCDEGVRRLVARTQPALYLNKAADSTPDRLAQRVEKMVAYLLWQVHAEQAGRAMRILAVERP
- the ssb gene encoding single-stranded DNA-binding protein, whose product is MPINRVILMGHLTRDPALRRVPSGTAVCTLGVAVNRRYRNGEGAWQDEVTFVDVVTWGRQAEVSAERLAKGSPVLLEGRLHLDRWETEEGQKRSRLRVVAETIRFLPKGPVGSAEEEGAPASAAPAS